A window of the Synechococcus sp. JA-3-3Ab genome harbors these coding sequences:
- a CDS encoding BolA/IbaG family iron-sulfur metabolism protein — translation MKQHRLVNEALKPYLQDGRLHALALRTFTPSQWEELRRAAPGSA, via the coding sequence ATCAAACAGCACCGGCTGGTGAACGAGGCCTTGAAGCCCTACCTTCAGGATGGCCGTCTCCACGCCCTAGCCCTCCGTACCTTTACCCCTAGCCAGTGGGAGGAGCTTCGGAGAGCAGCCCCCGGCTCAGCTTGA